In one Streptomyces sp. NBC_01241 genomic region, the following are encoded:
- a CDS encoding acyl-CoA dehydrogenase family protein, which translates to MDFVPTEEQTAAQGLAARIFGDLSTHERLAGAGTGTDTELWKELCAAGLTAAVEEIGLLGLVLLLEEQGRTTAQVPFAASCVYGLLAVASHGTDEQRDRLLPPLRDGTAVATGAFPACGGMRADGEGRLSGSVPYVPWLRDASLVLVADSDRGLWIVRTGDPGVATEPVETTAPWSAARLVLDRAHGERLGGEGTRGEGFGGEGTRGERLGGEGTRGERLGGDRAREERLRGAGAYGEPLGHVENVSRAEAYEHVLAASRIAFAGLQAGVCAGSLARAVAHTNTREQFGRPLSTKQAVLLRAADAHMDTEAIRVTAYEAAWRHDTGLPYGTQALTAAWWASEAGTRVVHAGQHLHGGTGADLDHPVHRHFLWGRQLDAYLGCGSEVLQELGQSLVKEGPE; encoded by the coding sequence ATGGACTTCGTACCCACCGAGGAACAGACCGCGGCGCAGGGGCTGGCGGCGCGGATCTTCGGGGATCTGTCGACGCACGAACGCCTGGCCGGGGCCGGCACGGGGACGGACACCGAGCTGTGGAAGGAGCTCTGCGCGGCCGGACTGACCGCGGCGGTCGAGGAGATCGGGCTGCTCGGCCTGGTGCTGCTGCTGGAGGAGCAGGGCCGAACGACGGCGCAGGTGCCGTTCGCGGCGAGCTGTGTGTACGGGCTGCTCGCCGTCGCCTCGCACGGCACCGACGAACAACGGGACCGGCTGCTGCCCCCGCTGCGGGACGGCACGGCCGTCGCAACCGGGGCGTTCCCGGCATGCGGCGGGATGCGGGCGGACGGCGAGGGGCGGCTGAGTGGCAGCGTGCCGTACGTGCCGTGGCTGCGCGACGCGTCCCTCGTCCTCGTCGCGGACTCGGACCGGGGGCTGTGGATCGTACGAACCGGTGATCCGGGTGTGGCGACGGAGCCGGTCGAGACGACGGCACCGTGGTCGGCCGCGCGGCTCGTCCTGGACCGGGCGCACGGGGAGCGGCTCGGTGGTGAAGGAACGCGTGGGGAGGGGTTTGGTGGTGAAGGAACGCGTGGGGAGCGGCTCGGTGGTGAAGGAACGCGTGGGGAGCGGCTCGGTGGTGACCGGGCGCGTGAGGAGCGGCTCAGGGGAGCCGGGGCGTACGGGGAACCGCTCGGGCACGTCGAGAACGTCAGTCGCGCCGAAGCGTACGAACATGTGCTGGCTGCAAGCCGGATCGCGTTCGCCGGGCTGCAGGCCGGGGTGTGCGCCGGTTCGCTGGCCCGGGCCGTCGCCCACACCAACACCCGGGAGCAGTTCGGGCGTCCGCTCTCCACCAAGCAGGCGGTTCTGCTGCGGGCCGCCGACGCCCATATGGACACCGAGGCGATACGCGTCACCGCGTACGAGGCGGCATGGCGCCATGACACGGGGCTGCCGTACGGGACGCAGGCGCTGACCGCCGCCTGGTGGGCGTCGGAGGCCGGGACACGGGTCGTGCACGCCGGACAGCATCTGCACGGCGGAACGGGCGCGGACCTCGACCACCCCGTACACCGCCACTTCCTCTGGGGCCGTCAGCTCGACGCCTATCTGGGATGCGGCAGCGAAGTACTTCAGGAACTCGGCCAGTCACTGGTGAAGGAGGGACCGGAGTGA
- a CDS encoding MaoC family dehydratase: MKVGEKLAPLEIVVTRTLIVAGALASRDYQDVHHDAELAREKGSPDIFMNILTTNGLVGRYVTDRFGPSAVLRKVAIRLGAPNYPGDTMVLSGTVTALGNDGTAEVSVVGTNGLGRHVTGTVTLTVTTPAHEPAPATMTGSASQGAA, encoded by the coding sequence GTGAAGGTCGGCGAGAAGCTGGCACCGCTGGAGATCGTGGTGACCCGCACCCTGATCGTGGCGGGCGCCCTCGCCTCCCGCGACTACCAGGACGTGCACCACGACGCGGAACTCGCCCGGGAGAAGGGCTCCCCGGACATCTTCATGAACATCCTGACGACCAACGGCCTGGTCGGCCGGTACGTCACCGACCGCTTCGGCCCGTCGGCCGTGCTCCGCAAGGTCGCCATCAGACTGGGCGCGCCCAACTACCCGGGGGACACCATGGTCCTGAGCGGCACGGTCACCGCCCTCGGGAACGACGGGACGGCCGAGGTGTCGGTCGTCGGAACCAACGGTCTCGGCAGGCATGTCACGGGCACGGTGACGCTGACGGTGACCACGCCTGCGCATGAGCCTGCGCCTGCGACCATGACAGGCAGCGCTTCTCAGGGGGCCGCATGA
- a CDS encoding lipid-transfer protein: MSLRGADSLGGRAAVVGIGATEFSKDSGRSELKLAVEAVRAALDDAGLTPADVDGLVTFTMDTSPEITVAQAAGIGELSFFSRIHYGGGAACATVQQAAMAVASGVADVVVCYRAFNERSGRRFGSGVQQREPTAEGTALGWNLPFGLLTPASWVAMAAQRYLHTYNLTPEAFGHVAVTDRRHAARNPAAYFYGKPITLADHAASRWIVEPLRLLDCCQETDGGQAIVVTSAERARDLPQPPAVIVAAAQGAGRAQEQMTSFYRDDLTGLPETRVVARQLWRSSGLSPADIDVGILYDHFTPFVLMQLEEFGFCAPGEAADFVAADALPLNTHGGQLGEAYLHGMNGIAEAVRQIRGSSVNQLSGAARTLVTAGTGVPTSALILGADE, encoded by the coding sequence ATGAGCCTGCGCGGAGCCGACTCGCTCGGTGGCAGAGCGGCGGTCGTGGGGATCGGGGCGACCGAGTTCTCCAAGGACTCCGGTCGCAGCGAACTCAAACTGGCCGTCGAGGCGGTGCGGGCCGCCCTCGACGATGCCGGGCTGACCCCCGCCGACGTCGACGGTCTGGTCACCTTCACCATGGACACCAGCCCCGAGATCACTGTCGCCCAGGCGGCCGGCATCGGTGAGCTGTCGTTCTTCTCCCGCATCCACTACGGCGGTGGGGCGGCCTGCGCCACCGTCCAGCAGGCGGCGATGGCCGTGGCGAGCGGAGTGGCCGACGTCGTGGTCTGCTACCGCGCGTTCAACGAACGTTCCGGGCGCAGATTCGGCTCCGGCGTGCAGCAGCGGGAGCCCACCGCGGAGGGCACGGCGCTCGGCTGGAACCTCCCCTTCGGGCTGCTCACGCCGGCCTCCTGGGTCGCCATGGCCGCCCAGCGCTATCTGCACACGTACAACCTGACGCCGGAGGCCTTCGGCCATGTCGCGGTCACCGACCGGCGCCATGCCGCCCGCAACCCCGCGGCGTACTTCTACGGAAAGCCGATCACCCTGGCCGATCACGCCGCGTCGCGGTGGATCGTCGAACCCCTGCGGCTGCTCGACTGCTGTCAGGAGACCGACGGCGGGCAGGCGATCGTCGTCACCAGCGCGGAACGGGCCCGGGACCTGCCGCAGCCGCCCGCCGTGATCGTCGCCGCCGCACAGGGGGCCGGGCGGGCGCAGGAACAGATGACCAGCTTCTACCGCGACGATCTGACCGGGCTGCCGGAGACGAGGGTGGTCGCCCGGCAGCTGTGGCGGAGCTCCGGCCTCTCCCCGGCCGACATCGATGTGGGCATCCTCTACGACCACTTCACGCCGTTCGTCCTGATGCAGCTGGAGGAGTTCGGCTTCTGCGCACCGGGCGAGGCGGCCGACTTCGTCGCGGCCGACGCGCTGCCCCTGAACACGCACGGCGGCCAACTGGGGGAGGCGTACCTGCACGGGATGAACGGCATCGCGGAGGCGGTCCGGCAGATCCGGGGCTCGTCGGTGAACCAGCTGTCCGGGGCGGCCCGCACCCTGGTCACGGCAGGCACCGGCGTACCCACCTCTGCGCTGATACTGGGCGCGGACGAATGA
- a CDS encoding SigE family RNA polymerase sigma factor → MANAPHIANAPHTANAPHTANAPHGAHTTYTAHTPFAPRASSYASRAPHAPYPSFSSFVRARGPVLLRAARSLTANPSDAEDLLQTALTKTYVAWERIEDHRALDGYVRRALLNTRTSQWRKRKVDEYACDELPEQETPGAPDPAEHQTLHDAMWRAVLKLPDRQRAMVVLRYYEDLSEAQTAEVLGVSVGTVKSAVSRALGKLREDPELAPVR, encoded by the coding sequence ATCGCGAACGCGCCGCACATCGCGAACGCGCCGCACACCGCGAACGCGCCGCACACCGCGAACGCGCCGCACGGAGCGCACACGACGTACACCGCGCACACGCCGTTCGCCCCGCGCGCTTCGTCGTACGCCTCACGGGCTCCGCACGCCCCGTATCCGTCGTTCTCCTCGTTCGTACGGGCACGGGGGCCCGTACTGCTGCGCGCCGCCCGCTCGCTCACCGCGAACCCGAGCGATGCCGAGGATCTGCTGCAGACCGCTCTCACCAAGACGTATGTCGCCTGGGAACGGATCGAGGACCACCGGGCGCTCGACGGCTATGTCCGCCGGGCGCTGCTGAACACCCGGACGTCGCAGTGGCGCAAGCGCAAGGTCGACGAGTACGCCTGCGACGAACTGCCCGAGCAGGAGACCCCGGGGGCCCCCGACCCGGCGGAGCACCAGACGCTGCACGACGCGATGTGGCGTGCCGTGCTGAAGCTCCCGGACCGGCAGCGCGCGATGGTGGTCCTGCGGTACTACGAGGATCTGAGCGAGGCCCAGACGGCCGAGGTGCTCGGGGTGTCCGTCGGCACGGTGAAGAGCGCGGTGTCGCGGGCGCTGGGCAAGCTCAGGGAGGACCCGGAGCTGGCTCCGGTCCGCTGA
- a CDS encoding long-chain fatty acid--CoA ligase — MLSTMQDVPLTVTRILRHGMTLHGKSQVTTWTGEPEPQRRSFAEIGRRATQLANALRDELGVDGDQRVSTLMWNNAEHVEAYLAIPSMGAVLHTLNLRLPAEQLIWIVEHADDKVVIVNGSLLPLLAPLLPHLTSIEHVIVTGPGDRSVLDGAAPRVHEYEELIAGRPTSYDWPELDERQAAAMCYTSGTTGDPKGVVYSHRSIYLHSMQVNSAESMGLTGKDTTLVVVPQFHVNAWGLPHATFMAGVNMLMPDRFLQPAPLADMIERERPTHAAAVPTIWQGLLAEVIANPRDLTSMARVTIGGAACPPSLMEAYDKLGVRLCHAWGMTETSPLGTMANPPAGLAEEEEWPYRITQGRFPAGVEARLAGPGGELLPWDNESAGELEVRGPWIAGAYYGGADGEDLRPEDKFSEDGWLKTGDVGVISDDGFLTLTDRAKDVIKSGGEWISSVELENALMAHPDVAEAAVVAVPDERWGERPLATVVLKDGAAADYEALKRFLAESGIAKWQLPERWTVIPAVPKTSVGKFDKKVIRRQYAEGGLDITRL, encoded by the coding sequence GTGCTGAGCACCATGCAGGACGTACCGCTGACTGTCACCCGCATCCTCCGACACGGGATGACCCTTCACGGGAAGTCGCAGGTCACGACCTGGACCGGCGAGCCCGAGCCGCAGCGGCGCAGCTTCGCCGAGATCGGCCGACGGGCCACCCAGCTGGCGAACGCGCTGCGCGACGAGCTCGGTGTCGACGGCGACCAGCGTGTAAGCACCCTCATGTGGAACAACGCCGAACACGTCGAGGCGTATCTCGCGATCCCCTCGATGGGCGCCGTCCTGCACACCCTCAACCTCCGGCTCCCCGCCGAGCAGCTGATCTGGATCGTCGAGCACGCCGACGACAAGGTCGTCATAGTCAACGGCTCCCTGCTACCGCTGCTCGCGCCGCTCCTTCCCCATCTGACGTCGATCGAGCACGTGATCGTCACGGGGCCGGGCGACCGTTCCGTCCTGGACGGCGCGGCGCCCCGGGTGCATGAGTACGAGGAGCTGATCGCCGGCCGCCCGACCAGCTACGACTGGCCCGAGCTCGACGAACGCCAGGCCGCCGCCATGTGCTACACCTCCGGCACCACCGGCGACCCCAAGGGCGTTGTCTACTCCCACCGCTCCATCTACCTGCACTCCATGCAGGTCAACTCGGCGGAGTCGATGGGGCTGACCGGCAAGGACACCACGCTGGTGGTCGTCCCCCAGTTCCATGTGAACGCCTGGGGGCTGCCGCACGCGACGTTCATGGCCGGCGTCAACATGCTCATGCCGGACCGGTTCCTGCAGCCCGCCCCGCTCGCCGACATGATCGAGCGCGAGAGGCCGACCCACGCCGCGGCCGTCCCCACCATCTGGCAGGGGCTGCTCGCCGAGGTCATCGCCAACCCGCGCGACCTCACTTCCATGGCCCGCGTCACCATCGGCGGCGCCGCCTGCCCGCCGTCTCTCATGGAGGCGTACGACAAGCTCGGCGTCCGGCTCTGCCACGCCTGGGGCATGACGGAGACGTCACCGCTCGGCACCATGGCCAACCCGCCCGCCGGGCTGGCCGAGGAAGAGGAGTGGCCCTACCGCATCACCCAGGGCCGCTTCCCGGCCGGCGTCGAGGCACGCCTGGCCGGCCCCGGCGGCGAGCTGCTGCCGTGGGACAACGAGTCGGCCGGTGAGCTGGAGGTACGCGGCCCCTGGATCGCCGGGGCCTACTACGGGGGCGCGGACGGCGAGGACCTGCGCCCCGAGGACAAGTTCAGCGAGGACGGCTGGCTGAAGACCGGTGACGTCGGTGTGATCAGCGACGACGGCTTCCTCACCCTGACCGACCGGGCCAAGGACGTCATCAAGTCCGGCGGCGAATGGATCTCCAGTGTCGAGTTGGAGAATGCGCTCATGGCGCACCCGGACGTGGCCGAGGCTGCGGTCGTCGCCGTCCCGGACGAGAGGTGGGGCGAGCGCCCGCTCGCCACGGTCGTGCTCAAGGACGGCGCCGCCGCCGATTACGAGGCGCTGAAGAGGTTCCTCGCCGAGTCCGGCATCGCCAAGTGGCAGCTGCCGGAGCGCTGGACGGTCATTCCGGCGGTGCCGAAGACGAGCGTCGGCAAGTTCGACAAGAAGGTGATCCGCAGACAGTACGCGGAGGGCGGGCTGGACATCACCCGGCTCTGA
- a CDS encoding PAS domain-containing protein has translation MSSRPSRGAARLAAILDALPDGLLLVNCNGTVVNANTIALEMFETPGTALVGRGLLDLLPEFDSTLIPGSMRRPESADDRGRTKPTRMTARRTDGTEYPVEVTSASLEDGQAAYNDFQSTYSGSYTGDELLMLVVRDLSGTVDTEAELARSQRQTEMILRAAAEGVVGTDTDGRVVLVNPAAAQILGFRASDLGGQDLHPLILHSRAEGEPFPYEESPLADTLRSGRKHRVRGQVLWSKSGAQVPVDLTTAPVRDGDQLVGAVMTFTDRRPYEELAEQHRAEVDELTASHTAEVTALTERHSAEQADRSERYTAELEAQAEQLAALTARHTQLTAVLGESLRGPLEELRGELSTLAADPAGQLWPEANQILHHLAAGYARMTTLVDNVLGYQRLDAGSEDLVKANVLLDSVVTAGIDAAVELIGPGRAQFAVHAPPIEAEVDAARMVTALAHLVADVAGVDSTGKARVVPGGGYVDSTVVVAAAQRGEVVRIEVRGPFAGGDPVHEPIVRGIVRAHGGVLQTHEVPGMSGSAYVLEVPLGKGSGTVMPPAPEPEAGSAPEPGSEAGAESMAGQGAAGGGRRRGRRASTDAFLESPVGGSGAGGESGSGSGSGDTAAAEPTGRRRARREPAAQETPGAHDMIPVQQGEGSGRRRGRPSPAETGTQHALPAQLPEQGRRPGEPADEQQGAGTGQALALPPAASAPSEGAVVTAAEGAQGGGGRPQRGRTVPPQGVPVPAGGHRAHQGGENQLALPAPASASAVSSDSAFASASASEGLSQGEDLSAGGEGAVHASASQPTGRRARRALAAAQERSAQAEPAGPRTAFALPPADADRIPPAAVDADASLPGRHDAVRIAPDEEHTPPQAHPVPTGRRRARHADAPPQVPQTAQVPQTPQVPQTAQAQQPAQTDDRPDSHPGGDPEWPTAGHTTNTTGTTPVTESRPRNIAPVPDARRQPLPAEAPMPGDSSDSTQGRAFSVRTLGQGVPFAQHIAHQQNQTLGGAGRRRKLAAPPEDEHTPQAALPQAASAPAAPSPAAVSQPAASPAAPSGAVQVPNPGSGQLLSAPAEAEGRAYAIGAPDEGAEGPEPLDGPGGAVEVANRPSPQPVDDELPPEPLDNPRRLLVWPAPDVSTQQALSDRGYRPVIVHSREEVDAQIAAFPAALFVDPLTGPITRKALQSLRQAAVAAEVPVLVTAGLGQATREAAYGADPAVLLKALAPRDSEQHPPRVLLIEEHEEIALALTDTLERRGMQVARASTDNEAVTLATRMRPNLVVMDLMQVRRRRAGIVDWLRANGQLNRTPLVVYTSADMTGSELPKLGSGETVLFLAERSTSDEVQSRIVDLLAKIGTN, from the coding sequence GTGAGCAGCAGGCCATCCCGAGGCGCTGCTCGCCTCGCAGCCATACTCGATGCACTTCCTGACGGGCTGCTGCTCGTCAACTGCAACGGCACGGTCGTCAACGCCAACACCATCGCGCTGGAAATGTTCGAGACGCCGGGCACGGCACTCGTCGGGCGCGGGCTCCTCGATCTGCTGCCGGAGTTCGACTCCACGCTGATCCCGGGGTCGATGCGCCGCCCCGAGTCCGCCGACGACCGGGGCCGTACGAAGCCGACGCGGATGACCGCACGGCGGACCGACGGCACCGAGTATCCGGTCGAGGTCACCAGCGCCAGCCTGGAGGACGGGCAGGCCGCGTACAACGACTTCCAGAGCACGTACAGCGGCAGCTATACGGGTGACGAGCTGCTGATGCTCGTCGTACGGGATCTGTCGGGCACCGTCGACACCGAGGCCGAACTGGCCCGTTCGCAGCGGCAGACCGAGATGATCCTGCGGGCCGCGGCCGAGGGTGTCGTCGGTACGGACACGGACGGCCGGGTCGTCCTGGTCAACCCCGCCGCCGCGCAGATCCTCGGCTTCCGCGCCAGCGACCTGGGCGGCCAGGACCTGCATCCGCTGATCCTGCACTCGCGGGCGGAGGGCGAGCCGTTCCCGTACGAGGAGTCGCCGCTCGCCGACACTCTCAGGTCCGGCCGCAAGCACCGGGTGCGCGGGCAGGTGCTGTGGTCCAAGAGCGGTGCGCAGGTGCCGGTCGACCTGACCACGGCGCCGGTCCGGGACGGGGACCAGCTGGTCGGTGCGGTCATGACGTTCACCGACCGCCGGCCGTACGAGGAGCTCGCCGAGCAGCACCGGGCCGAGGTCGACGAACTGACCGCGAGCCACACCGCCGAGGTCACCGCCCTGACGGAACGGCACAGCGCGGAACAGGCCGACCGGTCCGAGCGGTACACCGCCGAGCTGGAAGCGCAGGCCGAACAGCTGGCCGCGCTGACCGCCCGGCACACCCAGCTCACCGCCGTGCTCGGCGAGTCGCTGCGCGGGCCGCTGGAGGAGCTGCGCGGCGAACTCTCCACGCTCGCCGCCGACCCGGCCGGCCAGCTGTGGCCGGAGGCCAACCAGATCCTGCACCACCTGGCCGCGGGCTACGCCCGGATGACCACGCTCGTCGACAACGTGCTCGGCTACCAGCGCCTGGACGCCGGCTCGGAGGACCTGGTCAAGGCGAACGTGCTGCTCGACTCGGTCGTGACGGCCGGTATCGACGCGGCCGTCGAGCTGATCGGTCCCGGGCGGGCCCAGTTCGCGGTGCACGCGCCGCCGATCGAGGCCGAGGTGGACGCGGCCCGGATGGTGACCGCGCTCGCCCATCTGGTCGCGGATGTCGCCGGGGTCGACTCGACCGGCAAGGCCCGCGTGGTGCCGGGCGGCGGCTACGTCGACTCGACGGTCGTCGTCGCGGCGGCGCAGCGCGGTGAGGTCGTACGGATCGAGGTGCGCGGACCGTTCGCCGGGGGAGACCCGGTGCACGAGCCGATCGTGCGCGGGATCGTACGGGCGCACGGCGGCGTGCTCCAGACGCACGAGGTGCCGGGGATGAGCGGCAGCGCGTACGTACTCGAAGTGCCGCTGGGCAAGGGCTCGGGAACGGTGATGCCACCGGCGCCCGAGCCGGAGGCGGGTTCTGCGCCTGAGCCGGGCTCCGAGGCGGGGGCCGAGTCGATGGCCGGTCAGGGTGCGGCGGGCGGTGGACGGCGGCGGGGACGGCGGGCCTCCACGGACGCGTTCCTGGAGAGCCCTGTGGGTGGTTCCGGGGCGGGCGGCGAGTCCGGTTCCGGTTCCGGTTCCGGTGATACCGCGGCAGCCGAGCCGACGGGGCGGCGCCGGGCGCGTCGTGAACCCGCGGCTCAGGAGACACCGGGCGCGCACGACATGATTCCCGTCCAGCAGGGCGAGGGATCGGGGCGCAGGCGGGGGCGGCCGAGCCCGGCCGAGACCGGTACTCAGCACGCGCTTCCGGCTCAGCTGCCCGAGCAGGGCCGGCGGCCCGGGGAGCCCGCTGACGAGCAGCAGGGGGCCGGGACGGGGCAGGCGTTGGCGCTGCCTCCGGCCGCCTCCGCGCCGTCCGAAGGGGCGGTGGTGACGGCGGCCGAGGGCGCGCAGGGTGGCGGTGGCCGTCCGCAGCGTGGCCGGACGGTGCCGCCGCAGGGTGTTCCGGTGCCGGCGGGTGGCCACCGGGCGCACCAGGGCGGCGAGAACCAGTTGGCTCTGCCGGCTCCCGCTTCCGCTTCCGCTGTCTCCTCCGATTCCGCTTTCGCCTCCGCTTCCGCCTCCGAAGGCCTCTCGCAGGGCGAAGACCTCTCAGCGGGCGGGGAGGGGGCTGTGCACGCATCGGCGTCTCAGCCGACCGGGCGGCGGGCGCGGCGGGCGTTGGCGGCCGCCCAGGAGCGGTCCGCCCAGGCCGAGCCGGCCGGGCCCCGTACCGCGTTCGCTCTGCCGCCCGCGGATGCCGACCGGATCCCGCCCGCGGCCGTCGACGCGGACGCCTCGCTGCCCGGACGCCACGACGCCGTACGCATCGCGCCGGACGAGGAGCACACTCCGCCCCAGGCTCACCCCGTACCGACCGGGCGGCGCCGGGCACGTCACGCCGACGCGCCCCCGCAGGTCCCGCAGACCGCGCAGGTCCCGCAGACCCCGCAGGTCCCGCAGACCGCGCAGGCCCAGCAGCCCGCGCAGACCGATGACCGGCCCGACAGCCACCCCGGCGGCGATCCGGAGTGGCCCACGGCCGGACACACCACGAACACCACCGGCACCACGCCCGTCACGGAGAGCCGTCCCCGGAACATCGCGCCCGTGCCGGACGCGCGCAGGCAACCGCTGCCCGCGGAGGCTCCGATGCCCGGTGACTCGTCGGACTCGACGCAGGGGCGCGCGTTCAGCGTGCGGACGCTCGGGCAGGGCGTGCCCTTCGCCCAGCACATCGCGCACCAGCAGAACCAGACGCTCGGCGGTGCCGGACGGCGCCGTAAGCTCGCCGCCCCGCCGGAGGACGAGCACACCCCGCAGGCCGCACTGCCGCAGGCCGCGTCGGCCCCGGCCGCTCCTTCCCCGGCGGCCGTGTCGCAGCCCGCTGCGTCGCCGGCCGCTCCGTCCGGCGCCGTACAGGTCCCGAACCCGGGTTCGGGGCAGCTGCTGTCGGCTCCTGCGGAGGCCGAGGGACGCGCGTATGCCATAGGGGCACCCGACGAGGGCGCCGAGGGGCCGGAGCCGCTGGACGGTCCGGGTGGCGCGGTCGAGGTCGCCAATCGTCCGTCGCCGCAGCCGGTCGACGACGAGCTGCCCCCGGAGCCGCTGGACAACCCGCGCCGGCTGCTCGTCTGGCCCGCGCCCGATGTCTCCACCCAGCAGGCGCTGAGCGACCGCGGCTACCGGCCGGTGATCGTGCATTCCCGCGAGGAGGTCGACGCCCAGATCGCGGCGTTCCCCGCCGCGCTCTTCGTCGACCCGCTCACCGGTCCCATCACCCGCAAGGCGCTGCAGTCACTGCGTCAGGCCGCCGTGGCCGCCGAGGTCCCGGTCCTGGTGACGGCCGGTCTGGGGCAGGCGACGCGGGAGGCGGCGTACGGTGCCGACCCGGCCGTACTCCTCAAGGCGCTCGCCCCGCGCGACAGCGAACAGCATCCGCCGCGGGTCCTGTTGATCGAGGAGCACGAGGAGATCGCGCTGGCGCTGACGGACACGTTGGAGCGGCGCGGCATGCAGGTCGCGCGGGCCTCCACCGACAACGAGGCGGTGACGCTCGCCACCCGGATGCGGCCCAACCTGGTGGTGATGGACCTGATGCAGGTACGCCGTCGCCGGGCCGGGATCGTCGACTGGCTGCGCGCCAACGGCCAGTTGAACCGCACCCCGCTGGTCGTCTACACCTCCGCCGACATGACCGGGTCCGAGCTGCCGAAGCTCGGCTCGGGCGAGACCGTACTCTTCCTGGCCGAACGTTCCACGAGCGACGAGGTGCAGTCGCGCATCGTCGACCTGCTCGCGAAGATCGGCACGAACTGA
- a CDS encoding SSI family serine proteinase inhibitor: MLRRLALTAVVSLAALSAAVPAATAATGPLPLPLPLPLLHGDDARTRLTVTVSDSGDPAADGVFELECGPSGGSHPAAQQACNRLDELADEGAAPFAPVPRDAMCTQQFGGPATARVTGTWRGRSIDTVLTRGNGCEISRWNNLRPVLPSVR, translated from the coding sequence ATGTTGCGCCGTCTCGCCCTCACCGCCGTCGTGTCCCTCGCCGCGCTGTCCGCCGCCGTGCCGGCCGCGACCGCGGCCACCGGGCCCCTGCCACTGCCACTGCCGCTCCCGCTGCTGCATGGGGACGATGCCCGTACCCGGCTGACGGTGACGGTCTCGGATTCGGGGGACCCCGCGGCCGACGGCGTCTTCGAGCTGGAGTGCGGACCGTCGGGTGGCAGCCACCCGGCGGCGCAGCAGGCCTGCAACCGGCTGGACGAGCTGGCGGACGAGGGCGCGGCCCCGTTCGCACCGGTGCCCCGGGACGCGATGTGCACGCAGCAATTCGGGGGACCTGCCACCGCCCGGGTCACCGGGACCTGGCGCGGGCGGAGCATCGACACCGTCTTGACGCGGGGCAACGGCTGCGAGATCTCGCGCTGGAACAATCTGCGGCCCGTGCTCCCCAGCGTCCGATGA
- a CDS encoding DUF6174 domain-containing protein gives MYLLVASAALALAVVGCDAGSTPATAGGGGQAKAARWSEPHRYSFRLLSESGERSGLGEYRITVGNGKVVKAIGLDEPARRTVEENPQDVPTLGGLLTDVQKARAGQAEVAETVFAADGHPTEIHIDWLENAIDDEADYLITEYRELP, from the coding sequence ATGTACCTGCTCGTCGCATCCGCTGCGCTTGCCCTCGCCGTGGTCGGCTGCGACGCAGGGTCCACACCGGCCACCGCCGGAGGCGGTGGCCAGGCAAAGGCAGCCCGATGGTCCGAACCGCATCGGTATTCCTTCCGGCTTCTCTCCGAGTCCGGAGAGCGGAGCGGCCTTGGGGAGTACCGGATCACCGTGGGAAACGGGAAGGTCGTCAAAGCGATCGGCCTCGACGAGCCGGCCCGGCGCACGGTCGAGGAGAATCCGCAGGATGTCCCGACGCTTGGCGGTCTCCTCACTGATGTCCAGAAGGCCCGTGCAGGCCAGGCTGAAGTCGCGGAGACGGTATTTGCCGCAGATGGACACCCCACTGAGATTCACATCGACTGGCTGGAGAATGCCATCGATGACGAGGCCGACTACCTCATCACCGAATACCGCGAGCTCCCCTGA